From a single Gimesia fumaroli genomic region:
- a CDS encoding PIN/TRAM domain-containing protein, whose translation MLLISIRVLYAFVCAGAIATYVSSNPPSPVDQYPLIAFVLLMIFTQGVTCMDLLISRKRIEVMSAIYFGLLVGVLLSYLLIQALTPVISKTPWGEGVVMITTLTLPYLCISFLLQTKDDFRFIVPYVEFSRELKGGRPLVLDSSALIDGRIADVVETKILDSEMVVPDFILKEVQDIADSSDKVRRVRGRRGLDILSTLQNNPNVDISMYDAKESDKEKGLTVDQRLVVAAKKLGGKVVTNDFNLNKVASVQGVDVINLNDVANSLKPRYLPGEHIQLKIIKEGESQAQGVGYLDDGTMVVCEQANHLVGRDVDAVVTSVLQSSAGRMIFGRVTDSRQL comes from the coding sequence ATGTTGTTAATCAGTATCCGAGTGCTTTACGCGTTTGTCTGCGCGGGAGCCATCGCCACCTATGTCAGTTCTAACCCGCCTAGCCCTGTTGACCAGTATCCACTGATCGCATTTGTACTGTTGATGATCTTTACTCAGGGTGTGACCTGTATGGATCTGCTCATCAGTCGCAAGCGAATTGAGGTCATGTCAGCCATTTATTTCGGGCTGTTGGTCGGTGTCCTGCTGAGTTATCTGTTGATTCAGGCACTGACGCCTGTCATCTCAAAAACACCCTGGGGTGAAGGTGTTGTGATGATTACCACGCTCACCCTGCCCTACCTGTGTATTTCTTTTCTGCTGCAAACGAAAGACGATTTCCGGTTTATCGTGCCTTACGTTGAGTTTTCGCGTGAACTGAAAGGGGGCCGACCTCTGGTACTCGATAGTAGCGCTCTCATCGATGGTCGAATTGCCGACGTCGTAGAAACCAAAATACTGGATTCTGAAATGGTCGTGCCCGACTTCATTCTGAAAGAAGTCCAGGATATCGCTGACAGTAGTGATAAAGTCCGGCGCGTTCGTGGCCGTCGTGGTCTGGATATTCTGTCTACGTTACAGAACAACCCGAATGTCGATATCTCGATGTACGATGCAAAAGAGTCTGATAAAGAGAAAGGTCTGACGGTAGACCAGCGTCTGGTGGTTGCTGCGAAGAAGCTGGGGGGGAAAGTCGTCACCAACGATTTTAACCTCAATAAAGTTGCCAGCGTACAGGGAGTGGATGTAATCAATCTGAACGATGTGGCCAACTCATTAAAGCCCCGTTATCTGCCGGGCGAGCATATCCAGTTAAAAATCATCAAGGAAGGAGAGTCGCAGGCACAAGGCGTCGGCTATCTGGATGATGGTACGATGGTCGTTTGTGAACAGGCCAATCATCTGGTCGGTCGTGATGTTGATGCGGTCGTGACCAGTGTGCTCCAGAGCAGCGCGGGACGTATGATTTTTG
- a CDS encoding ExbD/TolR family protein, with amino-acid sequence MKLRSSGRDAEKIEPQMAPMIDVVFQLLIFFMLTLNIVEPEGDFNVNMPITDNLAPTEKDDIFPSIKVRLTANEDGSLNTIRLGQVNLGNGPNVFSGLNNEILKIIGRPGNPITKDMEVEIEADYNLHYEYTLKAVSACTGRLDPSGKHIIRYIEKIKFAPPVGGPTAGS; translated from the coding sequence ATGAAGTTACGCAGTTCAGGTCGAGATGCAGAAAAGATCGAGCCCCAGATGGCGCCGATGATCGATGTGGTTTTTCAGCTTTTGATCTTCTTCATGCTGACGTTGAATATTGTTGAACCGGAAGGGGATTTCAATGTCAACATGCCGATCACAGACAACTTGGCTCCTACTGAAAAAGATGATATTTTTCCATCGATTAAAGTTCGTCTGACCGCCAATGAAGATGGTTCACTGAATACGATTCGTCTAGGTCAGGTGAATCTCGGAAACGGGCCGAATGTTTTTTCTGGCTTGAACAATGAGATCCTGAAGATTATTGGCAGGCCAGGTAACCCGATTACCAAAGATATGGAGGTTGAAATCGAAGCAGATTATAACCTGCATTATGAGTATACTCTGAAGGCCGTCAGTGCCTGTACCGGCCGCCTCGACCCGTCGGGCAAACACATTATCCGTTACATCGAAAAGATCAAATTTGCTCCCCCGGTGGGTGGACCTACGGCGGGTAGCTAA
- a CDS encoding ExbD/TolR family protein produces MKIKSQKPAVADVDMTPMIDIVFQLIAFFMVITNFEQIQADERVKLPSDSLAKPPEVKAADQLVLNIGFERNAAGEIIDPQAYILYNGEKIPVLKFGPKFEQEARIYKQKNQDPKDVPVILRADALVKTGQIQDLIKIAQESGFTKFAFKATQKTQ; encoded by the coding sequence ATGAAAATCAAATCTCAAAAGCCCGCAGTCGCCGATGTGGATATGACGCCGATGATTGATATTGTTTTTCAATTAATCGCGTTTTTCATGGTGATCACCAACTTTGAGCAGATCCAGGCAGACGAGCGAGTAAAGCTGCCTTCCGATTCGCTGGCTAAGCCACCAGAAGTCAAAGCCGCCGATCAACTTGTTTTGAACATTGGTTTTGAACGTAACGCCGCTGGTGAAATTATCGATCCTCAAGCGTATATTCTGTATAACGGTGAAAAAATTCCGGTCTTGAAGTTCGGGCCGAAGTTTGAACAGGAAGCACGTATTTACAAGCAGAAAAATCAGGACCCGAAAGATGTTCCTGTGATCTTGAGAGCAGATGCACTTGTAAAAACAGGGCAGATCCAGGATCTGATCAAGATTGCGCAGGAAAGTGGTTTTACAAAATTTGCCTTTAAGGCGACCCAGAAGACGCAATAG
- a CDS encoding MotA/TolQ/ExbB proton channel family protein, whose product MERNQTSLAYRSLSILLLCAVVFTPLGLNTNSWAYQDEAAPATGEAPAAGEAPPAGEAPAGEAPAGEEPAAAPAGNGAAPPAATESFLSWMIRASGFFGLILLLLSFLMVALIMANVLSIRRDNLMPPDLIGAFEEKINNKDYQGAYELAKSDDSFVARVLAAGLSKLNQGYAEAVEGMQEVGEDENMAMEHKLSYLALIGAIAPMIGLMGTVYGMILSFQTIANSATSPKPSELADGISTALFTTLEGLTVAIPAMIFYSLLRNRVARFSLEVGMISESLMNRFSSSSK is encoded by the coding sequence TTGGAACGGAATCAGACTTCACTGGCATATCGTAGCCTGAGTATATTATTACTTTGCGCGGTCGTTTTTACGCCACTTGGTTTGAACACAAATAGCTGGGCTTATCAAGACGAAGCTGCACCCGCGACAGGTGAAGCACCTGCAGCCGGCGAGGCACCTCCGGCAGGCGAAGCACCAGCCGGGGAAGCGCCAGCGGGAGAGGAACCTGCAGCAGCACCTGCTGGAAATGGCGCTGCCCCACCAGCGGCGACCGAAAGTTTTCTCTCCTGGATGATCCGGGCATCTGGATTCTTCGGTTTGATTCTGCTGCTGCTCTCGTTTTTGATGGTTGCTCTGATCATGGCCAATGTACTTTCGATTCGTCGTGATAACCTGATGCCACCCGATTTGATTGGTGCCTTTGAAGAAAAGATTAACAACAAAGACTACCAGGGGGCCTACGAATTGGCAAAAAGTGATGATTCCTTTGTCGCCCGAGTTTTAGCAGCAGGACTGAGCAAGCTGAATCAAGGCTACGCAGAAGCTGTTGAAGGCATGCAGGAAGTCGGTGAAGATGAAAACATGGCGATGGAACACAAACTGAGCTATCTGGCGTTGATTGGTGCCATCGCTCCGATGATCGGTCTGATGGGAACTGTTTACGGTATGATTTTGAGTTTCCAGACTATTGCGAATTCGGCAACGTCTCCTAAGCCTTCGGAACTGGCAGACGGTATTTCCACCGCTCTGTTTACGACGTTGGAAGGTTTGACTGTTGCGATTCCCGCAATGATTTTTTATAGCCTGCTGCGAAACCGTGTTGCTCGTTTTTCACTGGAAGTCGGCATGATCAGCGAAAGTCTGATGAACCGATTCTCTTCGAGCAGTAAATAG
- a CDS encoding tetratricopeptide repeat protein, which yields MKRPIWLSLILLAGMQILTVSHLEAADTIYQYNSNSPQLGDIKGYTKTELTLQRGSKSVKIPANEVQRVRWDGEPPQLNIARNQEQNGNYAAALAEYKKAQSSGSANLKKALQFMIARATAKSAQSNAADLDNAIKLLSDFIKANGDHYQFYAATKLLGEAYLAKKDYAAANKEFGTLERSPWKETQMNAKNLKARVLLAQGNIKGALSAFEAVTKIDAKSPAELASKRAAQLGSALCLEKEGKQKEAITVLDQIIKTADPQQTALLAETYLRKGDCYRELGEAKEALIAYLHIDVLFPSQPAIHAEALYHLSTLWGKVQKPERGVEARAVLEQQYPNSEWTQKAAGS from the coding sequence ATGAAACGCCCGATCTGGTTAAGTTTGATTCTGCTGGCAGGTATGCAAATTCTGACAGTTTCCCATCTCGAAGCTGCCGATACGATTTATCAATATAACAGCAACAGCCCGCAGCTAGGTGATATCAAGGGATACACAAAAACCGAACTGACTTTGCAGCGGGGGTCAAAGAGCGTCAAAATTCCAGCAAACGAAGTTCAGCGTGTGCGCTGGGATGGTGAGCCTCCTCAATTGAATATTGCCCGGAATCAGGAACAGAACGGCAACTATGCCGCTGCCCTCGCAGAATATAAGAAGGCACAGTCCAGTGGCAGTGCCAACCTCAAAAAAGCTCTACAGTTTATGATTGCCCGTGCTACCGCAAAGAGTGCACAGTCAAATGCCGCTGATCTGGATAATGCAATTAAACTGCTTTCTGATTTCATCAAAGCGAATGGCGACCACTATCAGTTCTACGCGGCTACGAAATTACTGGGAGAAGCCTACCTCGCCAAGAAAGATTATGCAGCCGCTAACAAAGAGTTTGGAACCTTAGAGCGTTCTCCCTGGAAAGAGACCCAGATGAACGCCAAAAACCTGAAAGCGCGTGTTCTGTTGGCACAGGGAAATATCAAAGGTGCTTTGTCAGCCTTTGAAGCGGTTACCAAAATAGATGCCAAGTCGCCTGCAGAGCTGGCCAGTAAACGAGCCGCTCAATTAGGGAGTGCTTTGTGTCTGGAAAAAGAAGGAAAGCAAAAAGAAGCGATTACGGTTTTAGATCAGATTATTAAAACAGCCGATCCTCAGCAAACCGCACTTCTGGCAGAAACTTATTTACGCAAGGGAGACTGCTATCGGGAGTTGGGGGAGGCGAAGGAAGCATTGATTGCGTATCTGCACATTGATGTTCTTTTTCCATCTCAACCTGCGATTCACGCCGAGGCGTTATATCACTTATCCACATTATGGGGGAAGGTTCAAAAACCGGAACGTGGCGTCGAAGCACGTGCCGTCTTAGAGCAGCAATATCCCAATAGCGAATGGACCCAAAAAGCGGCAGGATCCTGA
- a CDS encoding DUF4366 domain-containing protein yields the protein MRLFHFVSIVSLFTILTFVTPTYAEEQYLEFIQGLRDKNYHDIALEYLTQIESDKETPKEIRELIPFERAMTLMMFSRTQKLPQDQEETLNRALAQLALFTKQSPNHPKAGTANTERGKIILEKAEVEIRKAQTSDLVKKKEYQAAARKLVAQARAIFQKAYNLHEKTWKSFPATFIDKQKEPEKYAARARAEIQFMSAQLDLAQCTYEEAQAYDRGSADFNRLLKKASEEYAKIHERYRSQVGGLYARMWQGKCFEEQGELGRALGIYNELLGHPGKSQPIKQLKDNILQFRLICLNDDKKKDYQLVINEAEQWLKDNRSRSRTAIGQGITWELARAQEALANTEGVKKSDQERILRQALTNARFVNAFRGKYRDVSRLMVGRINARLQGNSGGDPKEFETAYGLGQDRVKQTKALKEKVAAAKTSADKKKAQVELNQYMEETARLLKIALILADEKTDPKELDHARFLLCYTYYNLRRSYECAILGEYIANHHHKDSAQIALDAAYLALAGFLQAYNDSPKEQRYVDNQHMEAICNLIATKWPDSDRANDARIQLGNIYSQTERPAEAAKWYSQVPKTAPQYVDAQIRAGQAYWNSYLTAMSRASDAKPEDVNQWEKLAEKHLKTGIDATQKSIPPTAKTPENLTAAKTSLAQIALNKGNYQEAIDILTKDPHSVLKAIHLAKGKKRPAKGVQSSEFANLVYQLQLRAYIGLQQIDLARKAMKQLEESASGSGGESITDMYRQLGEKITEEIERLKSAGDTKRIDDVRKSLETFLTDIFKRKDQTYGSLVWIGETYYGMGQGAKENPEVARKYYDKAAAAFEEIQKRQDASGDFIPGNFQVGITLRLVNCKRQQGEYEEALKLITPVLKEKDKSPEVQFEAASILQDWAGSGQGDSHKKYMQAINGMELEGGALIRGWAYLTRILQSSIASTGRDDLKKMYYDTQYNKIEARRKYGIAINDSKELEKAKYETNVFGQISVDLPDDVWERFNKLYRQIQTDMGEDPVDLERRQTASETVAANGAKQLDAETPANTQQKVAQQPATEAPAQGGSNTMLFLVVILLGIGGAAAFYFFGLKPGKKARPSYQLASNVTMPSEIPAPPAPKPSQPASAKSAKPKAAVDKPRTKAEPEKEKRKKSPEQSESGKEKRKLTPEQIAARKAKLAKMSPEEIAARKAAIAKKKAAQAKQQKQSRPRPDGESKDA from the coding sequence ATGCGTCTATTCCATTTTGTTTCGATCGTAAGCCTGTTTACGATTCTGACTTTCGTTACTCCCACGTATGCAGAAGAGCAGTATCTCGAATTTATACAGGGGTTGCGAGACAAAAACTATCACGATATTGCTCTGGAATATCTGACTCAGATTGAATCTGACAAAGAAACGCCTAAAGAAATACGTGAACTGATTCCTTTTGAACGTGCCATGACGCTGATGATGTTCTCGCGAACTCAGAAGCTTCCGCAGGATCAGGAAGAAACGCTGAATCGGGCACTGGCACAGCTGGCACTATTCACAAAGCAGAGCCCCAATCACCCCAAGGCTGGAACGGCGAACACTGAACGGGGAAAAATTATTCTCGAGAAAGCAGAAGTTGAGATTCGTAAAGCGCAGACTTCTGATCTCGTCAAGAAAAAAGAGTATCAGGCAGCCGCCCGCAAATTAGTGGCGCAGGCACGCGCGATCTTTCAAAAAGCGTATAATCTACACGAAAAAACCTGGAAGTCGTTTCCCGCAACGTTTATTGACAAGCAGAAAGAGCCGGAAAAGTACGCGGCTCGTGCGCGAGCAGAAATACAATTCATGAGTGCCCAGCTTGATTTGGCACAATGTACCTATGAAGAAGCACAAGCCTACGATCGTGGCAGTGCTGACTTTAATCGCCTGCTCAAAAAAGCTTCAGAAGAATATGCCAAAATTCATGAACGTTATCGCAGCCAGGTGGGCGGTCTGTATGCGCGTATGTGGCAGGGAAAATGTTTTGAGGAGCAGGGAGAACTGGGACGAGCCTTGGGAATCTATAATGAACTGCTCGGTCACCCCGGAAAATCACAGCCCATCAAACAATTAAAAGACAATATTCTGCAGTTTCGACTGATCTGCCTGAATGATGACAAGAAAAAAGATTATCAACTGGTCATCAATGAAGCAGAGCAATGGTTAAAGGATAATCGTTCACGAAGTCGAACGGCAATCGGTCAGGGAATTACCTGGGAACTGGCACGTGCACAGGAAGCTCTGGCAAATACTGAGGGAGTGAAAAAAAGTGATCAGGAACGAATTCTTCGACAGGCGTTAACGAACGCTCGTTTTGTGAATGCCTTCCGCGGCAAATATCGTGATGTTTCCCGTCTGATGGTGGGGCGAATTAATGCCAGGCTGCAGGGGAACTCCGGAGGAGATCCCAAAGAATTCGAGACGGCATACGGTTTGGGGCAGGATCGCGTTAAACAGACCAAGGCATTGAAAGAGAAAGTCGCTGCAGCAAAAACTTCAGCGGATAAAAAGAAAGCACAAGTCGAACTCAATCAGTATATGGAAGAGACGGCGCGCCTTCTGAAAATTGCCCTGATACTCGCCGACGAAAAAACGGATCCGAAGGAGCTGGATCATGCACGATTTCTCTTGTGCTATACCTATTATAATTTGAGACGCAGTTATGAGTGTGCGATTCTTGGTGAATACATCGCGAATCATCATCACAAAGACAGCGCTCAGATTGCTCTGGATGCAGCGTATCTGGCTCTGGCAGGTTTTCTACAGGCTTACAACGATTCTCCCAAGGAGCAACGTTACGTTGATAACCAGCATATGGAAGCAATCTGCAATTTAATTGCCACCAAATGGCCTGACAGTGATCGTGCGAATGACGCTCGGATTCAACTGGGCAATATTTACAGCCAGACTGAACGGCCGGCGGAAGCAGCCAAATGGTATTCGCAGGTTCCCAAGACGGCACCTCAATATGTGGATGCCCAAATCAGAGCCGGTCAGGCGTACTGGAACAGTTATCTGACTGCAATGTCGCGTGCCTCAGATGCAAAACCGGAAGACGTGAATCAGTGGGAGAAGCTTGCTGAAAAGCACTTGAAGACCGGCATTGATGCGACACAAAAATCGATTCCACCCACCGCGAAGACTCCGGAAAATCTGACTGCAGCAAAAACATCGCTTGCACAAATCGCACTTAACAAAGGCAACTACCAGGAAGCGATTGATATTCTGACAAAAGATCCGCACTCTGTATTGAAGGCCATTCATCTGGCGAAAGGTAAAAAACGGCCTGCAAAAGGAGTTCAGAGCAGCGAATTTGCAAATCTGGTTTATCAGCTGCAACTGCGCGCGTATATTGGATTGCAACAGATTGATCTGGCTAGAAAAGCGATGAAACAGTTGGAAGAGTCGGCATCGGGATCGGGGGGAGAATCGATTACCGATATGTATCGCCAACTGGGTGAAAAAATTACGGAAGAAATCGAGCGTCTTAAATCAGCCGGTGATACGAAACGAATCGACGATGTTCGCAAGTCATTGGAAACGTTCCTGACGGATATCTTCAAACGTAAAGATCAGACGTATGGTTCACTGGTCTGGATTGGTGAAACCTATTATGGCATGGGCCAGGGCGCCAAGGAGAATCCGGAAGTCGCCCGAAAGTATTATGACAAAGCAGCCGCTGCATTTGAAGAAATTCAGAAACGACAAGACGCATCCGGCGATTTTATTCCGGGAAATTTCCAGGTTGGAATTACATTGCGTTTAGTGAATTGTAAAAGACAGCAAGGCGAATATGAAGAAGCTTTGAAATTGATTACGCCTGTGCTGAAAGAGAAGGATAAATCTCCAGAGGTGCAGTTTGAAGCGGCTTCTATTTTGCAGGACTGGGCCGGCAGCGGTCAGGGAGACTCACACAAAAAATACATGCAGGCGATCAATGGCATGGAGCTTGAAGGGGGCGCATTGATTCGAGGCTGGGCTTATCTGACTCGTATCCTTCAGTCTTCGATTGCTTCGACGGGACGCGATGATCTGAAGAAAATGTATTACGATACCCAGTACAATAAAATCGAGGCTCGTCGAAAATACGGAATTGCCATCAATGATTCCAAAGAACTGGAAAAAGCAAAATACGAGACCAATGTCTTTGGTCAAATTAGTGTTGATCTTCCCGACGATGTCTGGGAGCGGTTCAATAAGTTATATCGACAAATTCAGACCGACATGGGGGAAGATCCTGTTGATCTCGAACGACGTCAGACTGCTAGTGAGACTGTGGCTGCGAATGGTGCAAAGCAGCTGGATGCAGAGACACCTGCCAATACGCAGCAGAAAGTCGCACAACAGCCGGCAACGGAAGCACCGGCTCAAGGCGGCTCGAATACCATGTTATTTCTGGTTGTGATTCTATTGGGAATCGGTGGCGCTGCCGCGTTTTATTTCTTCGGGCTGAAGCCTGGGAAAAAAGCACGTCCTTCGTATCAACTTGCTTCGAACGTCACTATGCCTTCGGAGATACCCGCACCACCGGCTCCTAAACCGAGTCAGCCGGCTTCTGCGAAGTCTGCAAAGCCGAAAGCGGCTGTCGATAAGCCACGTACGAAAGCAGAACCTGAAAAAGAAAAACGGAAAAAGTCACCAGAACAAAGTGAGTCTGGTAAGGAAAAACGAAAATTAACACCGGAACAAATTGCAGCCCGTAAGGCTAAACTGGCGAAGATGTCTCCGGAAGAAATCGCGGCTCGCAAAGCAGCGATTGCCAAGAAAAAAGCCGCACAGGCGAAACAGCAAAAACAGTCACGACCTCGTCCAGATGGTGAATCCAAAGACGCCTGA
- a CDS encoding DUF1592 domain-containing protein, translated as MRAFRAVCGFVISVSVLLPCSAEEKQHKHNPTVTRLLKKYCLDCHDVKTADGEREFETFSLPIKSEQQLITADGIIDQVTLRKMPPEESDQPTDEERLALIGALRDSIQEARSQFESTGSRTIMRRLSNREYENTLATLFDRRVDTLGLTADFPKEETSQHMDNIGESLVTSGFLLDQYIQAASRLVEARLGKPEMKPKSWHFKDNFKQYEELSGSHKSVFKYRYLCLYEQPNTDTRQGGYGHIEDFLAGVPTSGLYDIQVQAQAMHRDTHYDPKIFRIDFSEPFQLAVVPGDVTKGHIHYPQAIEPILASTVVPDDKPEWLKFRVWLEAGQTPRFIFPNGPYESRASVIALNKRYKDEFKNPDTGVRRKALLREGKLPHIRIGEIKIHGPIPEPAGSKEEIAVFGKEGFQEDHALEQLFAFAKKAYRRPLNESDQQRIKVFYELRLFESATPRQAALDTLKTILCSPSFLYLSEITPEDERELHPNDLASRLSYALWTAPPDAELFAAAASGRLKEKDELQKQIRRLLKDSRSNEFVNGFLDSWLNLRAIGDLPPPRKAAWEYYAQNLPESMKQEARLFFRSLLDGNGSVENFLDADYTFVDKNLANLYRLPEKDTLRLKDGFRRVKLSGTKRRGGLLGMAGVLTVSANGVDTSPVTRGVYVLENLLGTPPPPPPDEVPAIESDVSGATTIRERLAKHSKDKTCYVCHRNIDPHGHALESFDPIGRWREKYPKPKGKGTGPKVDPTGKLPSGETFTDFASFKHVLLESRLDQFTRCLIEKLLTYSTGRQMERSDQYEIEDILKRVKAEDYGLQTIVLEVMTSRIFRSR; from the coding sequence ATGCGAGCATTTCGTGCCGTTTGCGGATTCGTTATCAGCGTTTCCGTGCTGCTGCCTTGCTCAGCAGAGGAAAAGCAGCACAAACACAATCCAACCGTCACCCGGCTTTTAAAGAAATACTGTCTTGATTGCCATGACGTCAAGACTGCGGATGGCGAGCGCGAGTTTGAAACGTTCTCGCTGCCGATCAAATCTGAGCAGCAGCTGATCACCGCTGATGGAATCATCGATCAGGTCACACTTCGGAAAATGCCACCTGAAGAATCGGACCAGCCGACCGACGAAGAGAGACTCGCTTTAATCGGTGCCTTGCGAGACAGTATTCAGGAAGCCCGTAGCCAGTTTGAAAGTACCGGGTCTCGCACCATAATGCGTCGCCTTTCCAATCGAGAATATGAAAATACTCTGGCCACTCTATTCGACCGTCGCGTCGACACTCTGGGATTAACCGCGGACTTCCCGAAAGAAGAGACCAGTCAGCATATGGACAATATCGGTGAGTCGCTGGTGACTTCCGGATTTCTGTTGGATCAGTATATTCAAGCAGCCTCCCGCCTGGTAGAAGCCCGTCTTGGAAAACCTGAAATGAAACCCAAGTCGTGGCACTTTAAAGACAACTTCAAGCAGTATGAAGAGCTGTCGGGCTCACATAAAAGTGTCTTCAAATATCGGTATCTCTGTCTCTACGAACAGCCCAACACAGACACGCGCCAAGGTGGTTATGGACACATCGAAGATTTCCTGGCGGGTGTGCCGACCTCAGGGCTGTATGACATTCAGGTTCAAGCGCAAGCGATGCACCGCGATACTCACTACGATCCAAAGATTTTTCGCATCGACTTTTCAGAACCATTTCAGTTGGCGGTTGTTCCCGGTGATGTGACGAAAGGCCATATCCATTATCCCCAGGCGATCGAACCGATCCTGGCAAGCACTGTTGTTCCGGATGACAAACCAGAGTGGTTAAAGTTTCGCGTCTGGCTGGAAGCAGGGCAGACACCGCGCTTCATTTTTCCGAACGGACCTTATGAGTCGCGGGCCTCTGTCATCGCACTTAACAAACGCTATAAAGATGAATTCAAAAATCCGGATACCGGTGTCAGACGGAAGGCGTTGCTTCGCGAGGGAAAGCTGCCTCATATCAGGATCGGCGAAATCAAAATCCATGGTCCAATTCCAGAACCAGCCGGCAGTAAAGAAGAGATCGCCGTGTTCGGGAAAGAGGGGTTTCAGGAAGACCATGCGCTGGAACAACTCTTTGCCTTTGCGAAAAAAGCCTATCGGCGTCCGTTGAACGAATCGGATCAACAACGGATCAAAGTGTTTTACGAACTGCGATTGTTCGAGTCAGCGACGCCACGCCAGGCGGCTCTCGACACACTCAAGACGATCCTTTGCTCTCCTTCGTTTTTATACCTCAGCGAGATCACTCCCGAGGATGAACGCGAGTTGCACCCGAATGATCTGGCGTCGCGACTTTCTTATGCCCTCTGGACAGCACCCCCTGATGCAGAGTTGTTCGCCGCGGCCGCCTCTGGACGCTTGAAGGAAAAGGATGAATTACAAAAGCAGATTCGACGTCTGCTGAAGGATTCGCGTTCTAATGAATTCGTCAATGGCTTTCTTGACAGCTGGCTCAATCTTCGCGCCATTGGCGACTTGCCTCCGCCGCGAAAGGCTGCGTGGGAGTACTACGCTCAGAACCTGCCTGAATCGATGAAACAGGAAGCACGATTGTTTTTTCGTTCACTGCTGGATGGGAACGGATCGGTGGAAAATTTTCTGGATGCTGACTACACCTTTGTTGACAAGAACCTGGCTAATCTCTACCGGTTACCAGAGAAAGACACGTTGCGACTGAAGGATGGTTTCAGGCGTGTCAAGCTCTCTGGCACGAAACGGCGTGGAGGGTTGTTAGGCATGGCTGGCGTGCTGACTGTCAGCGCCAATGGCGTGGATACATCTCCGGTAACGCGAGGTGTCTACGTTCTCGAAAATCTGCTTGGAACACCACCACCGCCTCCACCTGACGAAGTGCCTGCCATTGAATCTGATGTCAGTGGAGCAACGACGATTCGTGAGAGACTGGCAAAGCATAGCAAGGACAAGACGTGTTACGTGTGTCATCGAAACATCGATCCACACGGTCATGCACTTGAGTCATTTGACCCCATTGGCCGCTGGCGAGAAAAGTACCCTAAGCCCAAAGGAAAAGGAACTGGTCCAAAGGTGGATCCAACAGGCAAACTTCCTTCTGGCGAAACATTCACTGATTTTGCAAGCTTTAAGCATGTGCTGCTCGAAAGCCGTCTTGATCAGTTCACCCGCTGTCTTATTGAAAAGCTACTCACCTACTCAACCGGACGGCAGATGGAACGATCCGACCAGTACGAGATCGAAGACATACTTAAACGTGTTAAAGCCGAAGACTACGGCCTGCAGACAATCGTGCTCGAAGTCATGACTTCCCGAATCTTTCGATCGCGTTGA